In bacterium, the DNA window CGAAATCAAACTGGTGGATAGGTTGTTTTTTCGCCCGATGCCGACCTCCGTTTTTCTTAAATACTACTTCAATAACATTACGAATTGCACTGCTTAATCCAATTGCTGGTTTAATTTTACAACCGGTTTGCACGACAAAGACCGTTATGGCTTCCTGGTCAGTCGGGTCAACCATAACCATCGTTAATTCATCATTCACTTTCAATAAGGGAACCGCTTGATATTTCTCTAAAACCTCTACGGGGATTAACGAGATTACCGCCGGATCTACCATATCCGGCGAAAGCTGAACATACGGTAGCTGCAGTTGTTCGCTTAGCACATAGTTTACCGCATCTTCGCTTACGATCTGCCGGTCGATGAGAATTGCCCCAAGCCGTTTTTTCGTTGTTTTCTGTTCTTCTAATGCAGCCGCAAGTTGCTCTCTAGAAATCAGGTTATATCGAAGTAGTAAATCACCTAATCGCGGTGGAGTTGATGTGTTAGTTCCTGCCATACGATAAAATAGTTTGTTGTTTCATTGAGGGGTATATGCTCGGTTCTCGTTCAAGGTAATGACCTATTTTTGTACCACATTATCCTCTTCATTCCAATAGAGAATCCGCGCACAGTTCTCGCATTTAATAATTCGCTCATTCTTTTTCACCTCATTCACCACTTGCGGCGGAAGACGAAGAAAACATCCTTGACAAACATCACCTTTAATTGAAACGAGCGCTAAGCCATTATATCGCTTACTAATTCGTTGATAGACGTTTAATAGACTCGGTTCGATATTGTTCGCTAACGTTGCCCGTTCTGTTTCATAGCGTGCTATTTGCTCTTTTAATTCTGCCTCCTCGCGGTGGATTTTCTTTTCTTCTTCAGCGAACCTCTGTTTTCCTTCTTCAACTTTTTTCTTTTCTTCATCCCAGACACGTTTGATATTATCAATTTTATCCATCAATTCAAGAATTTTATCTTCTGTTTTTGAAATTTTTTCTTTCGCTAGAGCAATTTCATGTTTCAGCGCATTATATTGTTCATTCGTTTTAACTGCATAAAGCTGGACACTGAATTTTTTAACGTTCTCTTCGTCTTCTTTAAGGTTCATTTCGCAGGTATGCCGGTCTTTGGAAAGCTGCTCAAACGTTTGGCGAGCTGCGTCACATTTCGCAATTAACGTATTCAGCGCTTGTTTTTGTTCATTCAATTTTTTCGGTAATTCATCCAATTTCGTTCGAAGCGATATGATTTGGGTATCAATTTTTTGTAATTCGATAAGTTGGTTTAGACTTGTATTCAAAACGAATATTCCTCCAGTACGTTCAATACGGTTATCATAACTATATTTTATAGCATTGAATGCGAATTATGTCAAAATGAATTTGCGTATTTCCTTTACTATACTGATAAGACAATGCTACAATAATTTTATACGAGCATTGAAAAACTATGCTGGATTATTGTAGATATATATTATATATCAGTTTACTATCATTTAGCATATCGCTAGCTATCGCTGAAGAAATCGGATTCGGCGGGTTAGGAATTCAAATATCGCAAGACGGTAACCGATTTACTATCCTTGGGGTACTTCCCAATACTCCTGCGGAGAAAGCAGAGTTACCTACCGGGGCGAGTATCGTTGCGATTAATGGGGAACCTACTGCCGGAAAAACACTCGAAGAAATTGTCGCTCAACTGCGGGGAGAAGTCGGTACCTCAGTTAGGTTAACCATCACTATTCCGCGAACCGACCCAGCTTCGGCGGAAACTCGCGAAATCGAACTCCGCCGTGAATTCATTAAGGTACCGCCAGGATTATTCGCTCCGGATACAACACCTCGTGCTCCATCTCCTTCAGCATCAGGTATCCCGATACGCGGGTCGGTAACCTTCTATATTATTACTATACCAAAATCTGGCGAAATTAAAATCGGAACGACAACGTTAATTCGATTAATGCTTGAAAATCCGAAAGGCGTTTATGCAGATAAAATCGCTATGTACCTTAAATATGACCCGCACATTTTTCATGGATATACTCCGCTATTCGATATTAACACAGTATTACTTGCTGGATGGACTCAAGAGACAGTCGCGCAAGATACGACTTCCGGTAGCATCTATTTTGCGTTTCGAACACCTACGGCACAACTTATAAAATCCGGTTGTCTTGCGGAAATTCGGTTAATCCCGCACCAAGCGACGTTCGACACCCAAATCCAGTATCTGTTTAACGAATGGGAACGAGAACCTAATACCGTATTCATCTATCGTGGAAAAGATTTGTTGGGTAGTGAACTCGACCATAACGATGGCACAATGGGAGTTAGATTAAGAATCAATAAAGATTAAATATAGAGAAATCCAAATGTCCCATCGTAAATGTCAAATACAGCATACATCAAAAATGCAAATCATAATCCCGCTACGATTTTGGCGTTTGCCCGTTCCATCGTTCCGGTTAAAGCTTTTAGAACTTTCATTCGGAATTTGGATTTTGGTGTTTGGCCTTTGTTTTCTAACCGGCTGTGGTTCTTCCAAAAAAGGAATAGGAAATGAACTAGAGAGAGTCACGTTACGGTTGAATGGAGAACTCGGAGTCCAATATGCTGGATATTATACCGCACTAACGAAAGGATTTTATCTTCAGGAAGGGTTAGAGGTTAAAATCAATCCGAGCGATTGGGAAGATGCTCCGGAAGAGTATATCTTATCAGGAAATGAAACGTTTGGCGTAACCTGGCTTCCTAATCTCTTGGTATCTAGGGATAAAGGGAAACCATTGGTTCATATCGCCCAAATTTTTCAACGGAGCGGGTTGCGGATTATTGCTAAAAAATCCAGCGGGATTCAAGAACCAACTGATTTGATCCATAAACGGCTCGGACTCTGGTCGAAAAACCGCGAATATGGAATTATGACCTTTTTAACCCTAGCGGGACTCGATGCAAATATTGTTAAACTTCTCCCGCAGAAGAAAACGATAAAACCGTTCCTTGAGAATCAGGTTGATGCTATTCCAGTTATGGTCTATGACGGTTACATAACCCTACTTGAAAAAGGCATTGATACAACTGCTCTGACTATTTTTGATGCTGCAACCCCACTTGAAGTTTCTGGACAAACGTTACCGTGGGGATTATTAGAAGACGGAATTTTTGTTACGGAAAAGACGTTACACGAACAACCGGAACTCTGTGAACGCTTCTTGCGTGCAACTCTAAAAGGATGGCAATACGCGCTCGATAATCCAGGTGAAGCGGTAGAGATTGTCTTAAGTTATGATACTCAGAATATCTTGAAACGGGAACATGAACTTGCAGGATTGCGCGAAATCATCAAACTTATCCGGCCGGAATTGACTACGATGTCGTTAGGTGAACCGACTGCAGTTAAAAAATCGTATCCGCTCGGATATCTTAATCTCAACGAATTTAACCGCTGTGTTGAACTTCTCCGCAAACAAGGATATCTTACCCAAGATGCTAGTTCTACCGCTTATACACACGCTATTTGGGAAAAAAGCCGCAAATAGTAAAATATTACGTTCATTAAATCAATAATTCCGTACTTCTTATATAATTTTATGTAAAAACCATTATATCTACAGGCGGGGTGTCCACGAACGAGATATTATCTCGTTCGTAGCTGCTCCGGAATCAGTCAACCGTCCGACCGGTTTTAGCTATCCTAAATCAGGCGATTTCGGTCGAGTTATCTTGCGGCGGGTAAAATAAAACGTCAATCCTATTCCGATGAAACTGGTTATGGTAAGAATCCAGCCAAGGGTTTCCGCCCAAGTGTTTCGGTAGGTCAATTCAACCTGATAATTTTCTCCTTTCGGCAGGGTTAATCGCATTAACCCTATTTCATCAGCAAGTATAGTAATTTGGAATTTGGAATTTGACGTTTGATATTTGGATAACGTTGCTTGCCAGCAGGGATAGTATGCAACTTTAACTAAAACCGGAACGTCCGTTTCTGCAGATTGAACGGATAAGGTTATCCGGTCTCCTGAAAAAGATGTAACTTGAATATCTGCGCGCGTAGTATCGTATTCAATCCAGCTCGAAGTATAAGAAGGTATATCATAGATATTAAATTCATCGATTTCTCGAACCAATCGGAAGGTTGAACTACGGTTGAAAAACGCAATAACCTTATCTTCATTGCGGTTAGTAACAATTGTCGTGATATTCATTTTTCGGCAGAACGCGAATAACCGCGATTCTTCCATCAGCTCCCAAGGAACGCCCAGCAGCGAGCGATTATCCAGCGAATCCGCTTCTTGCCGGATAACGATTGGCGCTTTCTTGCCGAAAAAGAGATAACTCGCTACAGTATAAAATGGCGTATTCAATCCGCCGATAATCTGCCGGCCAGTATATATTGGAGTTAAACTCATACTATGCGTCTGGAATTGCGGGGGTAATGTTTTATATTTCAACGAACTTGCGGTGAAGAGAATTCTTCCTGCATCAATTGCAGAGGTATAATAATTCTGACTTCTGCCTTCTGGGTTCTTGCCTTTATCTTCTGTCAGGTGTTTCCAAAGTTCATCCAGTTGATATTCTTTAACCACCGTCGGTAGGAATCCAATTCGGTTATATCCTTGCGAGAAATCGTAAAATGTCCAGAGTATCGTTCCTGAAAACCAAAAAATACCGAGGAGAATAATCAGGAGAAATAACGTGATTAGAAATGGATACACAATTCTCATTCCAAATTGAGCAGGCAGCAGTTTAACTGTAAAATTTGCAATGCTAATTCTGCATTTTGCAATGAGTTCATAGATTCCAATCCCGCTAGTGAGGATAACCGCAAAATGGAATCCGTCTTTCAATCGAACAACATCGAGAAAATAGAAATGGAATATCGGGATTAGAATGAGCTGAACGAAAGTCAGAAATCCAAGCATTAAGAGCGGAGTAACGACCAACCCGGCTAGGATAGCTTTCTGACGAACCGGCTGATTCGGATTCAAGAGCGAAACCGCACTGACGAGATATAAGAGCAGGAAAAAGAGATTGGTTTTCCCATCCGCTAATGAGGAGAGTAACGCTAGTAATGCTGCGAATTGATTCCCGGTTTCCTGCCCTGACCAGATTTGAAGTGAAGAAACATAATTATGCCGGATAAATAGCGGCACCCACCAGAACGCACTTAACCCTAACCCTAGTAGAATCGCAAGTCCGAAAACGTTCAGTGATTTCCGCAATGAACATTGTTTCGTTCGTTTGAATCCATAGAGCATTGCGATTAATCCGAATATCGGCAAAAAGATATGGTATGGATGACACACCAACGCAAGAGCAAATAATCCTGCTAACCCAGCGATATTGCGTTTTCTCGGTTTCGCAACCAGATTCTTGATACCGAACCAGAGAATTAACGGATAGAATCCGAGCGCAATCCGTGAATTCGTTAATCCGACCAGAACACCATAAAATACGCCGCTGGCGTTCCCGAGCTCGAGCAGGATGAGGAGATACAATGCGGTGAAGAATCCGGCGATATACCCGAATCCAGATTTTCGAAGGAAATAATAACTCGTTATTACTGGGAAAAATAAGGCGAATAACAGAATGAAATTGTATATCTGCCCGATGGGAACAAGGGTTAAACAGAGATAATAGAACAAGATACCCAAAAAAATCGACCCCGGCGGATAAAATTGCAGTTCCGGAATCCCAGCGAACCAATATGGATTCCAATCAACCAGCCGATGATGAACCGGAACGGATTGAGTTACCGCATAATACAGCGAAAAATAATGGAAACTATTATCATCATAAATAAACGGCTGGGAATTAAACAGAAATCCGAAGGTATATAGGCCTAAGATTACTAAAAGGAAAATAGGGAAAAAACAGAACCAAAAATGCTTACGCTTCTTTTGCATGGTGACTCTATCTTGCGCCCTTGACTAAACTTTGCGAACCTTATGGTTAGTGGTTAAGTCGCTAAGATTTGTCCGAGATTATAGAGTTCTAGCTGGATTGGTTTCGTCTGCTGCCAAGAGTATGGTAGTGGATATACCGAGAACCGATTCGATTCTATTCCAACCATTTTATCCGTTTCACCGGATTCGATGAGTTCAACGGCTCGCGCACCGAGCCGACTCGCAAGTATCCGGTCGAACGCGACCGGTATTCCGCCTCGTTGCAGATGACCGATAACACAATATCGAGTGTCATATCCGACTTTATCTTTAATCTGCTGGGCAAGTTCAGCGGCATCCCCTGCGCCTTCAGCAACGACGATAATACTACTGGATTTCCCGCGCCGTTTCCCCGCTTCGAGTTTCTCACATAACGAATCTACCGTATATGGAATTTCCGGAACTAAAATAAATTCTGCACCGCCAGCTAACCCGGTCTGCAGCGCAATGTATCCATGTTCGCGACCCATAACTTCAACGACAAATAACCGGTCATACGAGGTGGCGGTATCCCGGATTTTATCAATAGCTTCAAGCGCAGTGGTTACCGCAGTCCAAAATCCAATGGTATA includes these proteins:
- a CDS encoding C4-type zinc ribbon domain-containing protein, translated to MNTSLNQLIELQKIDTQIISLRTKLDELPKKLNEQKQALNTLIAKCDAARQTFEQLSKDRHTCEMNLKEDEENVKKFSVQLYAVKTNEQYNALKHEIALAKEKISKTEDKILELMDKIDNIKRVWDEEKKKVEEGKQRFAEEEKKIHREEAELKEQIARYETERATLANNIEPSLLNVYQRISKRYNGLALVSIKGDVCQGCFLRLPPQVVNEVKKNERIIKCENCARILYWNEEDNVVQK
- a CDS encoding PDZ domain-containing protein; this encodes MLDYCRYILYISLLSFSISLAIAEEIGFGGLGIQISQDGNRFTILGVLPNTPAEKAELPTGASIVAINGEPTAGKTLEEIVAQLRGEVGTSVRLTITIPRTDPASAETREIELRREFIKVPPGLFAPDTTPRAPSPSASGIPIRGSVTFYIITIPKSGEIKIGTTTLIRLMLENPKGVYADKIAMYLKYDPHIFHGYTPLFDINTVLLAGWTQETVAQDTTSGSIYFAFRTPTAQLIKSGCLAEIRLIPHQATFDTQIQYLFNEWEREPNTVFIYRGKDLLGSELDHNDGTMGVRLRINKD
- a CDS encoding ABC transporter substrate-binding protein, with translation MQIIIPLRFWRLPVPSFRLKLLELSFGIWILVFGLCFLTGCGSSKKGIGNELERVTLRLNGELGVQYAGYYTALTKGFYLQEGLEVKINPSDWEDAPEEYILSGNETFGVTWLPNLLVSRDKGKPLVHIAQIFQRSGLRIIAKKSSGIQEPTDLIHKRLGLWSKNREYGIMTFLTLAGLDANIVKLLPQKKTIKPFLENQVDAIPVMVYDGYITLLEKGIDTTALTIFDAATPLEVSGQTLPWGLLEDGIFVTEKTLHEQPELCERFLRATLKGWQYALDNPGEAVEIVLSYDTQNILKREHELAGLREIIKLIRPELTTMSLGEPTAVKKSYPLGYLNLNEFNRCVELLRKQGYLTQDASSTAYTHAIWEKSRK
- the pfkA gene encoding 6-phosphofructokinase; the protein is MKRIGVLTSGGDAPGMNAAIRAIVRTGIYHGFEIIGIMRGFEGLIQGEFMPMNLSSVSGILNRGGTILKSARSQAFRTKDGQQLAVNQIKRHNLDAIITIGGDGTSHGAHELAGWGVQVINVPSTIDNDLAGTDYTIGFWTAVTTALEAIDKIRDTATSYDRLFVVEVMGREHGYIALQTGLAGGAEFILVPEIPYTVDSLCEKLEAGKRRGKSSSIIVVAEGAGDAAELAQQIKDKVGYDTRYCVIGHLQRGGIPVAFDRILASRLGARAVELIESGETDKMVGIESNRFSVYPLPYSWQQTKPIQLELYNLGQILAT